The window TTGGTAGAGCAGTGGACTGAAAATCCACGTGTCCCCAGTTCGATTCTGGGTCCCGGCACCAATCTGATATTATCAGAGCGGTGGTGCGGGCCGACGTAGCTCAGCTGGTAGAGCAGCGCATTCGTAATGCGCGGGTCGTCCGTTCGAATCGGATCGTCGGCTCCATTTATATGTCTCCGAGGATTTGGACTGTGATTTTCCAGGGCTGTGCTGGTTGGCCTCGCTTTTTATTCCTTCGCCTACTATTTTCAGTTGAACCACAAGATTTTTCGCTGGAGGTAAGTTTATGCCTACCAATAATTCCATAATAACAAAAGCTGTAATTCCTGCCGCTGGGCATGGCACTCGACTGAGACCGCTTACAAATATCATCCCAAAGGTACTATTGCCGCTTGGAACCAAGCCAACTGTCCAGCATATAGTAGAGGAGTTGCAGGCGGTGGGCGTAGAAGATATTATATTTGTAGTTTCTCCAACCGGAGGAAGTATAAGGGAATATTTCGACAGTGCAGATTGTAAGGGCAAAGTTCGTATTTCGTATGCTGTTCAGAAGACCCAAAAAGGCCTTGCCGATGCAATTTTGCAAGCGGAAGAGTTGGTAGGCGAAGATGATTTTATCGTAGCATTGGGGGATACAGTTGTAATCTCCCCATACGATGATTTTCCAGTGAGGAGATTAATATCAGCTTACCAATCAAATCCAGCGTTCGCAGCCATTCTTGTTGAGAAGGTGCCGATTAGCACTTCGCCAAAATATGGCATGGTTAAGCCCATGGGCGAAATTGCTGAGTCGTTTGAAATATCGGATGTAATAGAAAAGCCGCCGGTCGAAGAATCACCAAGTGATTATGCAATCGGTGGGAGATATATCTTCAGGCCAGAGATATTTGACTGGATAAGGCGGACGCCCCCAGGGGCATTGGGCGAGATTCAAATTACCGATGCGGTAAGGCTGGGAATCTCCGCCGGAAAGCGGGTTTGGTGCGTGCCGACACGAAAAGATGAATACCGATATGACATCGGAGACTTTAAAGTTTACTGTGCAGCATTTATTAAAACATGCATGGCTGACCCTCATCTTTCGGCAATAGTAGAGAAGGTTGCGAAGGGGGAGTCCTAAAGTGTATGTGCCGATGGCTGATCTAAGGGCTCAGTATCAGTCAATTAGGTCTGATATAGACAAGGCAGTTCAGACTGTAATGGAAAATGGCCGGTATATACTAGGCGAAAATGTTGCAGCTTTAGAGAGAGAAATAGCCGAGTACTGCGGCTCAACATATGGAATCGGCGTCGCATCGGGGACGGATGCTCTAGCACTATCACTTAAAGCGCTTGGAGTAAAAGCCGGAGATGAGGTAATCACTACGCCGTTTACATTCGTGGCGACTGTTGAGGTGATAGCTCTATTAGGCGCCCGTCCGATATTTGTTGATATCGACCCAAAAACCTTTAATATTTGCCCGATATTACTGGAAGATAAAATTACCCCAAGAACGAAAGCCATAATACCTGTACATTTATATGGTCAAACGGCGGATATGACCTCTATACTCGAGGTTGCTAGGCGTCATAACGTTCATGTGATATGCGACGGCGCCCAAGCCATCGGCGCAGAACACAAAGGGAAGCCAATCGGGTTTTATGGTGATATGGTCACGCTAAGCTTTTTCCCGACTAAGAACCTCGGCGCAGCAGGAGATGGTGGAATGGTGCTCACAAATAATCAGGGGTTGGCGGAGAAAGTCAAATATCTGCGGTTTCATGGAAGCGGCGGAACCTACTCATACAAGCTCATTGGCTACTGCAGTCGGCTAGATGAGCTCCAAGCCTCGATACTCAGAGCCAAACTTCCCTATCTGGATAGGTGGAATGAGAGGCGTCGGAATAACGCAGCTATATACAACGAACTTTTCGCAGATGCTTGCATTAGCATTCCCACAGAACAGCCAGGTAACAAGCATGTTTATCATCAATATACAATAAGAACAACGCGGCGCGACGAACTTAGAAGCTATTTAAAATCAGCAGGTATTGAAACTGGAATATACTATCCTACTCCTTTGCACTATGAGGAGGCATATCGTTATCTGGGATACAAGGAAGGCGACTTTCCTGAGGCTGAGAAAGCTGCACGTGAAGTGCTTTCTTTGCCGGTGTTTCCCGAACTTACAGAGCAACAACTTGCCCATGTGGCAGCTACTGTTCGTACTTTCTTTGAGTGATTGACAGAGTTCTCTGGGGAGGATAAGTTCGAGAATGAAGGCGATGATACTGGCAGCAGGAGTAGGTTCAAGGTTGGACCCCCTGACGCGCAATGTGCCAAAACCCATGGTGCCAATTATGAACAAGCCCGTCATGGAGCATATTGTCGAGTTGCTTGCAAGACATGGGTTTAGGAACATAATGGTGAATCTGCATTACCTAGGCGACCAAATAGAAAGTTACTTTGGTGATGGCTCAAGATGGGGAGTGAAAATCCATTACTCCCATGAAGACCGCCTTTGGGGCGATGCAGGGAGTGTCAAACGCTGTGAAAACTTCTTCGACAGCACCTTCGTTGTTATAGGTGGCGATGACCTTGCTGATATAGACCTTAGCCGCTTGGTAAACTTGCACAAAGAGAAAAAAGCGATTTGCACCATTGCTCTATCGCTTGTAGATGACCCATCCGAGTATGGTATAGCTCTGTGTGATGAACGAGATAGAATCACAAGGTTTATTGAGAAACCTAAGGGCGAGGTAATCTTCAGCAATTTGGCGAATACTGGCATATACGTCTTGGAGCCCGAGATATTCGAACTTATCCCCAAGGACACGTTTTTTGGCTTTGGTAACAATGTATTTCCGCTACTTCTTGAGCAAAAGCGGCGATTCTATGGATGCATTACCTCTGGATACTGGCGTGATGTTGGTAATCTGAAACAGTACCAAGAAACCCATAATGATGCCCTGCGCGGCCGAGTAAAAATACAATTTCCCCTGCCGGAGGTTCGGAAGTACGTATGGATGGGCACAAATACGCAAATAGACCCAACCGCAGAGATTGGCTATCCA is drawn from Armatimonadota bacterium and contains these coding sequences:
- a CDS encoding NTP transferase domain-containing protein, which encodes MPTNNSIITKAVIPAAGHGTRLRPLTNIIPKVLLPLGTKPTVQHIVEELQAVGVEDIIFVVSPTGGSIREYFDSADCKGKVRISYAVQKTQKGLADAILQAEELVGEDDFIVALGDTVVISPYDDFPVRRLISAYQSNPAFAAILVEKVPISTSPKYGMVKPMGEIAESFEISDVIEKPPVEESPSDYAIGGRYIFRPEIFDWIRRTPPGALGEIQITDAVRLGISAGKRVWCVPTRKDEYRYDIGDFKVYCAAFIKTCMADPHLSAIVEKVAKGES
- a CDS encoding DegT/DnrJ/EryC1/StrS family aminotransferase; translation: MYVPMADLRAQYQSIRSDIDKAVQTVMENGRYILGENVAALEREIAEYCGSTYGIGVASGTDALALSLKALGVKAGDEVITTPFTFVATVEVIALLGARPIFVDIDPKTFNICPILLEDKITPRTKAIIPVHLYGQTADMTSILEVARRHNVHVICDGAQAIGAEHKGKPIGFYGDMVTLSFFPTKNLGAAGDGGMVLTNNQGLAEKVKYLRFHGSGGTYSYKLIGYCSRLDELQASILRAKLPYLDRWNERRRNNAAIYNELFADACISIPTEQPGNKHVYHQYTIRTTRRDELRSYLKSAGIETGIYYPTPLHYEEAYRYLGYKEGDFPEAEKAAREVLSLPVFPELTEQQLAHVAATVRTFFE
- a CDS encoding NDP-sugar synthase, with translation MKAMILAAGVGSRLDPLTRNVPKPMVPIMNKPVMEHIVELLARHGFRNIMVNLHYLGDQIESYFGDGSRWGVKIHYSHEDRLWGDAGSVKRCENFFDSTFVVIGGDDLADIDLSRLVNLHKEKKAICTIALSLVDDPSEYGIALCDERDRITRFIEKPKGEVIFSNLANTGIYVLEPEIFELIPKDTFFGFGNNVFPLLLEQKRRFYGCITSGYWRDVGNLKQYQETHNDALRGRVKIQFPLPEVRKYVWMGTNTQIDPTAEIGYPVVIGNNCVIERNARVLENSVLGDNCVVEQEAAVKESILWEGARVMQNTILERCVVGKGCQVKSNAAVFDGVIVDPNRH